From one Candidatus Thermoplasmatota archaeon genomic stretch:
- a CDS encoding GTPase, with product MMHIPKIESADELIDRAFRKAKEIKNFNKKKKAIQKIRMVQKTIDSCLNKYVKAFPSFDNLHPFYNELLDVAVGIDELKKSLGAIDWARKKCNDISRIEIKKMRRSKEYDKIVKSAYGRISSIVYRVSKNLEFLEEARIKIRNIPSIEIDSPTVVIVGYPNVGKSSLLRHLSLAKPKIAPYPFTTTGLVLGHFSVEKKYIEHKVQVVEAPGLLDRPLSPKNRVEKQAMAAIYYLANVIVFMIDPTQYCGYSIKEQENLLASMKKDISLPIIVVENKSDLCKSDRKCLKISCKSGDGISELKEEIIKNLEL from the coding sequence ATGATGCACATTCCGAAAATAGAATCGGCAGATGAATTGATCGACAGGGCATTCAGAAAAGCAAAAGAGATAAAAAACTTTAATAAAAAAAAGAAGGCGATACAAAAAATTCGAATGGTACAAAAAACCATTGATTCGTGCCTGAATAAATATGTCAAGGCATTTCCTAGTTTTGACAATCTGCACCCTTTTTACAATGAGCTGCTTGACGTTGCAGTTGGAATTGATGAGTTAAAAAAATCACTTGGGGCAATAGACTGGGCAAGGAAAAAATGCAATGATATTTCCAGGATAGAAATTAAAAAGATGAGAAGAAGCAAGGAGTATGATAAGATAGTCAAATCAGCGTACGGTAGAATCTCTTCAATTGTTTATCGTGTTAGTAAAAACCTGGAATTTTTGGAAGAAGCAAGAATAAAAATTCGCAATATACCATCCATCGAGATAGACAGTCCAACCGTTGTGATAGTAGGGTATCCAAATGTTGGGAAATCGTCTCTCCTCCGCCATCTCTCACTGGCAAAACCAAAAATCGCTCCATACCCTTTTACAACAACGGGACTTGTACTAGGCCATTTTTCGGTGGAGAAAAAATACATAGAACATAAAGTACAGGTAGTGGAAGCTCCCGGCCTCCTCGACCGCCCTTTATCTCCCAAAAACAGGGTGGAAAAACAGGCGATGGCAGCCATATATTATCTTGCAAATGTCATTGTATTCATGATTGATCCGACCCAGTATTGCGGTTATTCTATCAAGGAACAGGAAAATCTTTTAGCCAGTATGAAAAAGGACATATCTCTCCCAATAATTGTTGTAGAAAACAAATCAGATTTATGCAAATCGGACAGAAAATGCCTGAAAATATCGTGCAAATCTGGAGATGGAATATCCGAATTAAAAGAAGAAATAATAAAAAATCTGGAGTTATAA